The following coding sequences are from one Capsicum annuum cultivar UCD-10X-F1 chromosome 3, UCD10Xv1.1, whole genome shotgun sequence window:
- the LOC107863986 gene encoding LOW QUALITY PROTEIN: SWR1-complex protein 3-like (The sequence of the model RefSeq protein was modified relative to this genomic sequence to represent the inferred CDS: inserted 1 base in 1 codon) produces MGKRRNTVVAISDDEDEMPISRVTRASSNSGGEEKANQRKRKKVKLEEEEEEEKEKEKEKPKVKEEEESEEKEERGRGKRVKKPKKVDEKEEEEEDAEVEVNRVEEAEAVKEEEDEGQEEEQLDDAKPIGEVIRVTGKGKGRRNHYESFEYDGNRYELEDPVLLVPEGKNQKPYVAIIKDITQTKDGNMMVTGQWFYRPEEAIKRAGGNWQSRDARELFYSFHRDGVPAESVMHKCVVHFVPLNKQIPKRKEHPGFFVQKVYDTEQRRLFKLTDKDYEDTKQHEIDLLVQKTIARVGHLPDLETEDNSAAPVSQEDQLKSKRLLRKKSMMSLDVTREDEAPSRSGQPTAETPGSCANNASEYFIILSNFKVLTGETQRDKWLEKLLQSIQYFCNPVDNVQNDGKEKGGSDAADLTGNTDSAKHVNESLENSADGDVFQWPDSVVPAVVSLEKAAHETLSSDFQKYNQKMRQLTFNLKNTSLLARRLLKGELDPSQILNMSPNELKEALTAEELASREPEEPEPIQMTDARCKRCAEKKVRLMEIIQAGHGDRYSLECIACGNTWYASRDEAASLTIGPNLAKSVGTEPLATAKFEDVEKNLTSPRRADXGASDILKKTTDAYMPVLDSQKSFNKTKPEDSTTTSNAD; encoded by the exons ATGGGAAAACGTCGGAACACGGTGGTTGCTATCAGCGACGACGAGGATGAAATGCCGATATCACGTGTTACACGCGCATCCAGTAACAGTGGCGGAGAGGAGAAAGCGAATCAACGGAAACGGAAGAAAGTGAAactcgaagaagaagaagaagaggagaaggaaaaagaaaaggaaaagccAAAGGTGAAGGAGGAAGAGGAGAGCGAGGAGAAAGAGGAGAGGGGGAGAGGGAAGAGAGTGAAAAAGCCgaagaaagttgatgaaaaggaggaggaggaggaggacgCGGAGGTGGAGGTGAACCGGGTTGAAGAAGCGGAGGCGGTAAAGGAGGAGGAGGATGAGGGGCAGGAGGAGGAGCAATTGGATGATGCGAAGCCGATTGGTGAGGTTATCAGGGTTactggaaaaggaaaaggaaggaGAAATCATTATGAGTCCTTTGAGTATGATGGAAATCGCTATGAACTA GAGGATCCTGTGCTCTTGGTTCCAGAAGGAAAAAATCAGAAGCCTTATGTGGCAATTATCAAG gatatTACTCAGACCAAGGATGGCAACATGATGGTCACAGGACAGTGGTTTTACCGACCTGAGGAAGCAATAAAAAGAGCTGGTGGAAATTGGCAATCACGAGACGCGAGGGAATTGTTCTATAGCTTTCACCGAGATGGGGTCCCGGCAGAGTCGGTCATGCACAAGTGTGTGGTGCACTTTGTACCGTTAAACAAGCAGATTCCAAAAAGGAAAGAGCATCCTGGTTTTTTTGTTCAGAAGGTATATGACACTGAACAGAGGCGGCTTTTCAAGTTAACAGATAAGGACTATGAAGATACCAAACAGCATGAGATTGATCTGCTTGTTCAGAAGACTATAGCACGAGTTGGGCATCTTCCTGACCTTGAAACTGAGGATAATTCTGCAGCTCCTGTTAGTCAGGAAGACCAATTGAAGAGTAAACGACTTTTGAGGAAGAAGAGCATGATGTCTTTGGATGTCACCAGAGAAGATGAAGCACCATCTAGATCTGGTCAGCCTACAGCAGAAACTCCAGGCAGTTGTGCCAATAATGCTTCAGAATACTTCATCATCCTTTCAAACTTCAAAGTCCTAACAGGTGAAACACAGCGTGACAAATGGCTGGAAAAACTGCTGCAATCAATTCAGTATTTCTGCAACCCTGTGGATAATGTACAAAATGATGGTAAAGAAAAAGGGGGCTCAGATGCTGCTGATCTTACTGGTAACACAGATTCTGCAAAACACGTTAATGAGTCTCTAGAAAACAGTGCTGAC GGTGATGTGTTCCAATGGCCAGACAGTGTTGTCCCTGCTGTAGTCTCTCTAGAGAAAGCTGCACATGAGACCCTCTCATCTGATTTTCAGAAGTACAATCAGAAGATGAGGCAGTTAACATTCAATCTTAAG AACACCTCACTCTTAGCACGCCGTCTTCTGAAAGGGGAGTTGGATCCCTCTCAGATACTGAACATGTCCCCGAATGAGCTAAAG GAAGCTTTAACAGCAGAAGAGTTAGCAAGCAGGGAGCCCGAGGAGCCAGAGCCCATACAG ATGACTGATGCTCGTTGCAAAAGATGCGCAGAGAAAAAAGTGCGGCTCATGGAGATTATTCAGGCTGGGCATGGAGATCGTTACTCG CTGGAGTGTATTGCTTGCGGCAATACTTGGTATGCATCTAGGGACGAAGCTGCTAGCCTCACAATTGGGCCAAATTTGGCAAAGAGTGTTGGAACAGAACCATTGGCCACTGCTAAGTTTGAAGATGTAGAGAAGAACTTAACGAGTCCACGGAGAGCTG AAGGAGCTAGTGACATTCTAAAGAAAACAACTGACGCTTACATGCCGGTTTTAGATAGCCAGAAATCATTTAACAAGACCAAGCCGGAAGACAGCACTACTACTAGCAATGCTGACTGA